From a region of the Impatiens glandulifera chromosome 4, dImpGla2.1, whole genome shotgun sequence genome:
- the LOC124934920 gene encoding 2S seed storage albumin protein-like, which translates to MAKLTILALLALFAIAHLATAFRTTVTVVEEEDFNPARPQQRCQEQIQRQQQLRHCQMYLKEKSGRRSSVLEMSTDNNDDQEQYLDQCCQQLRNLNEQCRCKGLQEAVRQQQQQTRGGERGHQTEQSQKAEDCR; encoded by the coding sequence ATGGCAAAGCTCACAATCCTCGCCCTTCTAGCCCTCTTCGCTATTGCCCACTTGGCAACTGCCTTCAGAACCACCGTGACCGTGGTAGAAGAGGAGGACTTTAACCCTGCACGGCCACAACAGAGATGCCAGGAACAAATCCAGAGACAGCAACAGCTCCGCCACTGCCAGATGTACCTTAAAGAGAAATCCGGCAGACGATCATCTGTGCTGGAAATGTCCACAGACAACAACGATGATCAGGAGCAATACCTAGATCAATGCTGCCAGCAACTAAGGAACCTCAATGAGCAATGCCGCTGCAAGGGACTTCAAGAAGCTGTGCGTCAGCAACAACAACAGACACGCGGAGGAGAAAGAGGCCACCAGACTGAGCAGAGTCAGAAAGCAGAGGATTGTCGATGA